The Malus domestica chromosome 06, GDT2T_hap1 genome has a segment encoding these proteins:
- the LOC103454758 gene encoding 14 kDa proline-rich protein DC2.15-like translates to MDSKSSSTLALFLSVNLLFCVLASGCYTCPQQPHQPMTNPKPNPIPSAAPKSCPRDSLKLGVCAKLLNRAVGAVVGNPPDHPCCALLEGLVELEVAVCLCTAIKANILGINLNIPIALSLIIDGCAKNVPSGFKCA, encoded by the coding sequence ATGGATTCCAAAAGTTCTTCAACCCTTGCTCTATTCCTCTCTGTCAACCTTCTCTTTTGTGTGCTTGCAAGTGGCTGTTACACTTGTCCTCAGCAGCCTCATCAGCCAAtgacaaaccctaaaccaaacccAATTCCAAGTGCTGCCCCAAAGAGCTGCCCGAGAGATAGCCTAAAATTGGGGGTTTGTGCCAAGTTGCTTAATCGGGCAGTTGGGGCAGTTGTTGGGAACCCACCAGATCACCCTTGTTGTGCTTTGCTTGAAGGGCTTGTTGAGCTTGAAGTTGCTGTGTGCCTCTGCACTGCCATTAAAGCCAACATCCTTGGTATCAACCTTAACATTCCCATTGCTTTGAGCTTGATCATTGATGGTTGTGCAAAGAATGTCCCTTCGGGCTTCAAATGTGCATAA